A DNA window from Arachis duranensis cultivar V14167 chromosome 3, aradu.V14167.gnm2.J7QH, whole genome shotgun sequence contains the following coding sequences:
- the LOC107480836 gene encoding F-box protein At3g56470-like, translated as MDQHSNISEANSDNKKRNNSIHLLAQIFSDYLELKELLRIRGVCKDWKYASTEALARIETFQDEPWFLMYGKGSTCSLLSNEDKLYTLNIPEFEGATCVASNSGWLLLFRQGSIFFLCPFSRTRIDLPKFPLPELIDCSEYVAAFSSAPTSEDCTVAVINRWHEITLQLHLLRRSDQRWRVYECLCTIGDLSTIKFATYKEGAFQILDGFNGLVTFDARTKRWRKHVENSSSVGKYLRCKICNNLSEKLGLEKNVCVSTCGTQISQCDGLDIVIQNENIQAAKGSSRTRPSIVHVSEQRMTHRRPDERT; from the exons atgGATCAACATAGCAACATTTCAGAAGCAAATTCTGataacaagaaaagaaacaatTCTATCCACCTTCTTGCACAAATATTTTCAGATTATTTAGAGTTGAAGGAGCTTCTTAGAATCCGCGGCGTTTGCAAGGATTGGAAGTACGCTTCCACCGAAGCATTGGCTCGTATTGAAACCTTTCAAGACGAGCCATGGTTTCTTATGTATGGCAAAGGTTCTACGTGTTCGTTGCTAAGCAACGAGGATAAGTTGTATACATTGAACATCCCAGAATTCGAGGGAGCAACTTGCGTTGCCTCGAATTCGGGGTGGCTGCTTCTGTTTCGCCAAGGCTCGATTTTCTTCCTTTGCCCGTTCTCCAGAACAAGAATTGATCTTCCAAAGTTTCCATTACCGGAACTAATAGATTGCTCTGAATATGTTGCTGCATTTTCGTCGGCTCCGACTAGTGAAGATTGCACGGTGGCTGTGATTAACCGATGGCATGAAATCACTTTGCAGTTACATCTTCTTCGCCGCAGCGACCAACGTTGGAGAGTGTATGAATGTCTTTGTACAATAGGAGATTTGAGTACAATAAAGTTTGCTACTTATAAGGAAGGAGCTTTTCAAATATTAGATGGTTTTAATGGGTTAGTTACCTTTGATGCTAGAACCAAAAGATGGAGAAAACATGTTGAAAACTCTTCATCAGTAGGAAAGTATCTCAGGTGTAAAATATGTAATAATTTGAGCGAGAAACTAGGGTTGGAGAAAAATGTTTGTGTGTCTACGTGTGGAACTCAGATTTCACAGTGTGATGGACTTGACATCGTGATTCAGAATGAGAATATTCAAGCAGCTAAAGG GTCCAGCCGTACAAGACCATCCATTGTTCATGTTTCTGAACAACGGATGACTCATCGTAGACCGGACGAAAGGACTTAG